Part of the Mastacembelus armatus chromosome 6, fMasArm1.2, whole genome shotgun sequence genome, CGGATGGTCGAATGATAAAGTTGAATAATAGAATCGTGGTGTAATAAATGTGGTTTATTCAGTGACAGAACAGAGGGCGGGCGTAGCTTTTTCATCCTAGAACTTGGTGTGGTCAGCTGATGCCcgaaacaaacatttaaaccaACGCTACTTGCGACAAAATGGGACTTGGGTGAGCAAACAATACGTGAACAGCATCTGCGTCCCTATGGCCACCCAAGCCAGATGGCTTGCAACTGCAAGACAATAAACTCGAACCTCACACCATGAACTTAACTTtatctgacagaaaaataaacaaaagcacagtAACGTATCAGTCTCAATTAAATCCAAGCCACAATTCAAGTTAATGCACGACGTTTCTCTCTTTAAATACATATAACGTTAATCTACACCCGCATAAACATAATCTAAATAAGACAAACACTTAAATGCTCGTAGGTTTTACCtatttatttcctttctcaTCCAGAACATactactttttatttaaatgtggtgAATTAATATCGCTCCTCAACACGAGCAGTGGGCTCCGTCCAAATGAAAACAAGCGAGGGGCACATGGCTCTGTTACATGATTACTTTAATCTAACTTGGATATAGTGCAACATGTAACTTTACTATGGACGTCGGACCATGACACTATATAGTGAATGCCACCTTCAGCTGACTCCTCTATTGGCAGTGATTCAGCTCTGAGGAGCAGTAATTAGCTTTTAGAGCTAACGCTCGTTACCGAGCCTAACTGTATTAGTACACAGGAGAAGTTCAGGGGACGCTGTTAAGCTGGTTACCAAACAGATAGCTACACAAATACACTCGGCACCGCGCGTACACAGAAAAGCTGACACAAACAACTTTTCGTTTCCGCAATGAAAGGCAGTCATGTTATTGAAAACAAGCACAACTCTGCTTTACCTCTATTTCAAAGTCTGGAAGGTTGAACGCTGTCCTGAACAGCGAGCAGAAGTGGGCTATGGCGGGGACTTCCCACCAAGACTGGATCTCTTCCACAGAAACTGTACATCCCTGGGACATTTTCGGACTGGAGAAATTATTTTACGTTTGTTTCTCACATTAGAAAGTAGTTTCTTAGGTGCCTTATAATGTCTCAACAACATTACAAACGCGATAAAACTTGCTGGTGCCGTCCTATCGGGACAGTTGCCATTGCGACCCGGTGAGAGAGTTACAATCTGTTTCAATCAGAGTCTCACCGGAGCTGAACAGATGGGAAGGACGATACCATCGTACGCCGAGGAGGGGGGTGCGATTACTTAGCACTATACATTAAACTGTATGCAAGCACTGGTAGTCACCGGAGTTTCGAGCATGTTGATCTATTAAGACAGTAACCTCTAAGTATTAAACATGTTCACAACTGGATCTGTCCATTCGTTACACCCGCAAACGCCCGTGGTCAACAGTACCCCACCTGGTAGATAGTGCGGTGGCCGTTTAAAGGGATTGCTTGCTAATGGTGAATGAATATAAAAGTGAAAAGTTGAACAACAGGTATAGATCGGGTAACTTGTTTTAAGTTACACCAGTGTACGGgctctttttgtttcattggTTTATTTCTTGGCATTATTCGCTATATTTTCGTTCATTTGGTTTCATGTTTGAACACAACACTCTTTAGATGTACAACAATTTTAAAACAACTCTAAAAGCTCGTTTAGCTGATCGTTATCGCCTACACTAACTCACAGGTACATTCAAAATTTGTAAACAACACTGCCGTGAAAGTTCTAGCCAATACATTGCACAGGGGCTCCCCCCATAGGGCTGCATGTGAAAGGTGCATGGGAGAGCAGGGGTGCTGATAGTGAATAACAATAATAGGCTACACTAAGCTGTACAAGGCTGTTTTAAAAGTTATCTCAGCGATATCTTACATTATATCCCAGAACATGTCAAATCAGACGGTAACACTCAGACCTTATAGCTCAGGTGTTTGTCTGCCATGGAAAATTCACACCAACTGACAATTTAACCTAACCTGCTCGTCTGCGTGGTAGGAAAGCCTGGTTCCtggagaaaacatgcaaactagTAGAAAAACAACAATCTTGCTGTGAAGTGACAGAGCTAACCACGGTGCTGTGCTGCGATCAACACTTCTAGTGGCATAAAATTCAActgaaataaattattacattattagaCTTTTCTGTGTAAGTTGACATTGTGACCTGTAGGTGTCGCAAGAGGAAAGCACATGAGTTCATCCTCTTATGAGCTTAAAATGATCATAATACAGTATGCAGGTTACATACACATATAATATAAAGTATGTGCTGACTACATTCAATAATAATCACTTgccaaaaacacatacaaagaacACTATTGTTCTGTCGGTCCACCACTTCCAACTCCCATAGACCCTTCACTGTTTGCTGTAGCCTCTATGCCATTAAGTAAACCTGGACCCAAATTGTTTCCATAGCAATacaattttgtatttgtgttagTTTACAGAGTGTACAGAACACAAGCAAGCAccttgtttgattttattttatttgctttgatTTGTCAGTTATTCCCAGCTACAAATAAACCAGTGGTCATTTTTAAGACTCCAGTGTTATGTGTAGTCTATTTACATGGCTTTAGAATTTGAGAGAAATCTTTTGACACTGTAGAACAATCATACATACACAGTGACCCAAAATCTAACTTTTTATTATCGTATTTATAGCTCAATCTGTAAGTCAGGACACCAGTGTTGAGtgtaataaaattcatttaCTGTATTACTGGGTTTTAGTAGGATTTGTGGTTAAGAATTTATGGTATTCTGCTCCATACCTCACTACATTTCAGaatgaaatactgaaacacCACTACAACAAAAATTCATAACGCTGGCAGTTAATCTGCTGATTAGATCTTTACCCAGGTGTCAGCCACAATTTACCTGTTATTATAACATTTTTGTTTCCCTTCTTGGGATAGTTTGATGTTGTAAGGTGCTGTGTAAGAACTAGTATTCTTGACTAGAACTAGTATTTATAgatgtcattttaatgtttctttaacCTCGGGCCAAAGAAGCATGAATAATTTTGTGCTGGTTGCGAAACCTTCCTGATTTGGAGACAAAGGCAGGCACTCTTTTACCCAAGTGAATGCAACATATTGATACAGAACTGTGGCCACaagcagttttctgttttcatgacaaatactttcttttttaacagTGTATATTGTGGCCACGTGGTATAAATGTTATGAACACCATCCATCTTTAATCAAAGgttttcattattgatcagTGAAATTATTGCTGACATCAAttgtttttccattaacaaGAATCAATGGCTGcgaaaaaaaaatgtttcggGGCAGTGAGTGGTTACTGTGGTAATCACATGCCCTAATTGGTGATGTCCTTACATAactctttgtctttttaattatctttttttacACACTTTGCTATATCAAAATGTCCTAAACAGTGATAATCCTACTGGTTTATTGCTTTTATCTTGGTTATAATTGTTATCCTGTAAATATTTATGGTATTCACTGTTTTGGGGTATTATGTAATACCAGGGCTGTTGAATGGATAGCTCTTTATTGAGGggtagttgttttttgtttctgttcaaaTTGTATATAAATATCCTTAGAAGCAATACACACTGTGCTATAATTGTGGAAATTCTATGCCTCTGCCATGTCTGGTGCATGggttgtggcagcagcttcacaaGCATGAGTTTATGTCGAGTTGTGTTAGTGCAGAGCCGCGTTGCTGGGGCTGTGTCAAACAGGGAGTCACCACAAGAGGGTGGGACTTAGGCAGCAATACAATGCTGGTGTTTGTGCAATGGCCCCTGAGTGGTGGCTGGCTCTCTCAGATCGCTCTCGCTTGACTACCATTTCTTCATGCATTgttgaaatgaaaggaaagtgGATAGCTTAATCCTGCCTGTGGGATGCACTGAGAGAGGTAAGACCCCTTTTCCCCGCTGCTATGTCTCTGTGATGGaagaaaatgaagttttttgaaAGATGCCTGGTGAGGCTTGTGCCTTTGGAACTGTGTGAGCAGAGTGTTCTGGTGCCGTTTTTAGGGCAGCAGAGATCTGGGAGCTGAAGGTTGGCTTGGGGTAAGACATCCTTGTCTGTGTTTTGGCAGGGTCACTACTGTGCGTGAAtggagctgagctgaaagaaaGTTTCACAGAAAGAGGCTCAGTGAAAGGCATGTGTAGAATGTGAGCAGATtcatcaaaaagaaaatgtatttcaacATGTATTTCAAAGTGAAATACTTGGAGATAAAAAAGTTAGAGTGATGaagaaatgacaacaaaacatacaaatcaaGATGAAAAGATGCACAGTGGAAAATGTCCTTACTCTCGGAAGAGAAAACGGGCAAGGATAGAGTGAAGGTTTACAGTGGCAAAAATAGAGACAGAATAGAGGTGTAGAGCTTAGAAGAGAGATTAATTAGGGAGTTGAGGGAAAGGAAGGAAGCCAGGCAGGAAAAGGGCAGAAAAGGAATGGACGAAATTGAGAACATAGTAAAAGAATTGTGTTGTGAACCCTAGATAGGGTTTCAACACcatttgtattatttgtaaTACACTTCTTAGGCTAGACTATAAAGTATTATTCTTattgaaagggaaaaaaaacttgtcTAACCATTCATATCTCCTTTTCAGTCCTTTGTAATGCTGGatttcaaatgcagaaaaaagaaTAGTGGTAAACTGTACATTTTCAGTTCTGCCCTCCTGTCGATCAAATCCCTTCTTGCTGGCAGATTAAAGAGACTCAAGGTCTTCTATCTCAGTGTGGTCATGCTGGTATACGcctatgtttatatttatgaagGACTAAGTCTGTATTTTATAGACCCTGATATTCAGTGTAAGGCGTGTCATCACAAACATAGCCTGCTATCATCCTTATAAATGCATCCGAAATGTCTGTGTAACACAGCTGTGGGAGGTAAAATACCTAAGTGACATATAGAACAGAGAAATACTGGTCTCACTTGAATGTTTTAGAAGCATCTTGTCCAcattaactgtttgtgtttgttgctcCAGGCAGTGGGAGAGACATTGGGTTTTGAGGTACAACAAAGCAGAAAGTCTGGCTGGAAGACACAGATCCAGCATTGATGGTTTTGGCCACAGCAGAAAAAGGACGCCTACCCGTGCTGCACGAGAAGGAGAAGGCAGTCCATTGCTGCCTCAGAAGGAGAAGCAGTGAGCTGCTTTTGTGGCCTGGGTGGGCAGGTGAGGGTTTAGCTGTGGTGATATCTTTGGGCTGCTTGCCAAAGTGtgggagggaagaggaaagggaagaggaggaagtggaagaggaagaggagaggggaggaggaggagaggagaaataGGCCTGAGCCTGGAGCTGAAGCACAAGCAGGATGGCAGAGAAGAAAGTTAGGTAAGTATCTTTGCCTTGCTTGTTTAGctaaatgaagaaatattttactgtaaactgCAATTTTGTTCATGTTGGtcttttacagtgtttttgtgtacGTCTGGAGGGAGGAACTCATTGTGCATCTTTGTCCATAAATGGATGTGTCATTTGCATAGCTTGTGTCAGTGACTACATATAAATGGGTCTGCATTGATGCATGTGTCTATGTCAATCCCTTTGCAGCCTCCCTGCTAAGCTGATTAATGGGGGTGTGGCAGGCCTGGTTGGTGTGACATGTGTGTTTCCTATTGACCTAGCCAAGACCCGCCTACAGAACCAGCAGGGCATCCAAATCTATAAAGGAATGTGAGTAGGGGTCCCCTGGCACCTGTTAATCCACTACTGTTATTAATCTCAAACAAAGATAAGATCTATCATGCTACTGCAGTTTTTTGTCTCAGTATCCATGAACTATATTTTGGAGGGGTGCTgataagtatttatttattttattctgcatgGCAATATGTACAAAAACATTGAAGTAGAAAACTGTAAAACTTTTTCAAAATATCTGTATCCTTCTGCTGATAAACTATTTTCCATGCACTCTCTGGTTCTCTAATTTGAACCATACACAAAACAATTTCATCATGACTCATACTTCACCACTGAACCTCAgtgggaggagcagcagagCTAAAGACACTTTCCCATATTTAGTCCAGCGATTTAGTAAAATTGTAGAAAATTCCCTCATGGGATCATATTAGTTGAATGGATATCTGTATACAGTGTGTCTTTTGATGGCCTGGATTCGAGATGGTAATTGTGAATCAACTGTTGTCCTTACTGATTTATTTGAATCCTGCCAAAGGTTAAAAGTTAAGTTCAATTGCATCATTAAGTTCTGTTCAGAAACAAAGTCAAGCAATGCAGGGAAAAAGACACACTCTATGTCCTCAAACGACGCACTTACCCAGAACTTTTAACTGCACACATCTGGTGGGCATCAGCATTGCTGGCCGACTGGGTGTGGCCTTCCTGTGTTCAGAAGACTGTGGTTTTCCTCTATGAGTCACAGTGGAAAAATTGGTTGGATAACTTATTCTCCTCAAGGCCTACTGATtaagtcagatttttttctccctgcaaagaaaagagagaattTTTGAATTGTTAACACAGTTCTTTGGCATCACTGCCGCTTTTAAGTTTGTTGTTACAGGAAGGACGGGCCATTGTGTATGTAGGCAAAAGGCCAGGCTGGCGATAGTagtaacaaataaaacataattttacaGATCTGAcctaaatatatacatatatatgtcaGTGGAGTTAATGGGGAAAGattaaaccaaacaaaaacagacaaaatgccaactattttttatttatgtgtttatagGCTGGACTGTCTGACAAAGACGATACGCTCAGAGGGATATTTTGGATGCTACAGAGgtattttttgcatttctaaTCCCTGCGATAAACAGCACTACAACTGAGCTTTACTAGAAGCTTAATCTGGCCACCTACGCTGTTGTTTACCTTGCAAGCCCTAAATCTTTTTATCATAATAAGTGTCTACTGCTATTAGCCCATAGTGTTGAGCCGTAAGCTGCTATGTAGATTTATTCTATTTCTGTACTATAGTGGAAATTATTATGTGTCACTGTCATCAGCCTGCTTCTCTTTTCCAGGTGCAGCAGTCAACCTCACACTTGTTACGCCAGAAAAGGCAATCAAGCTGGCTGCCAATGATGTCTTTAGACAAAAGCTCTCCAAGGATGGGTAACTTGATTTTTCACCCTCATTGATACATGATATGATGAATCCAAATTATCTCAAGACATACAATAGGTCTAGTTGAAACATTTCCTACcctgaaatactgtatatgacaCTACAGTAAAGAGCTGTGGGTTGtctggaaaacataaaaacaaatttcattaaaaaaaattaatattatagAAGCATATAGTTGTTAATGCTGCATATCTGTTGCTGCTACTGTTTTTAGGCATTTGCCCCTATGGGGTGAGGTGCTAGCAGGGTGTGGGGCTGGGACATGTCAGGTGGTGGTTACCACTCCAATGGAGATGCTCAAGATTCAGCTTCAGGATGCAGGAAGGCTTGGTGAGTTGGTGACGGGATTAAACACTTCACAAAAAGCTGTTACACAAGTTTACGCAATCATTAATGTGCAATTAGTCAGTATTTATAGGACTGTAAGAGGATGTGATATATTTGTTGTATACTGTGTTCTCAAAAATATTCAGTGTCAGTATTCACCCATTGCATCTGAATGTGATAAATGGTGTATCCATCTTTTTCCATAGTCCCTTTCTGCTTTCTATAAAGTATAGGCCTACTGTAAAAGCTTcataataaatcagaaaataaactgcagtacCACATTTCTTGAGTAACAAAGAGCACACGAACATCACTGGGTTAGTTTAGGTCAGATCTGCATTAGTCTGTTTTCTAACCTCAGTCAGTCTGTTTATCCATTAGCTGCACAGAGACCTGTCCCAGCTCCAGCTCAGGCTGCTGCTCCTGGTCCAGCTCCAACATTAGTGGGCCCACCACCACAAGCTCGGCCGACCCCTGTAAGGCGGCCCTCTGCCACTGGGATCACTGCGGAGCTCTTGAGGACTCGTGGCCTGGCTGGCCTATACAGGGGGGCAGGAGCCACCTTAATGAGGTAATACACATAAAGACATTAATCACActctcacatgcacattcaTAATAGCTCCTGAGCTTTTTCGTCTCTTTTTTACTTCAAATCTATCTGCACATATACTTTGCAgctaaagtaaaatatataatgttCTCAGTGAAACGAGTAAGAAAcacttatttctgtttgtttctggttCATGTTGCTGGGGTTacacattttttctttgctctcaGGCTGCAAAACCTTCAAGTACATCACACATTGTCTCTTCTCCCATTCAGCCCTGACATTGCTGTTTTAATGAATTGATGTTAGATTGTGTAAGCCATGCTGCATTTGTTGTATTTCCTGACAGTCAATCAACACTGATCAATATATTCCTGCAGCTATGTCTGGCTGGTATGCTGGAGTTAAATGGGGCCACGTTACTTTCTCTCTCCAAACTTCTCTCTTATGACTTCACCCTTCTACTAATTGCTTGCACTGTTTCTCAGGAtatccatttttttctgtttccttcagACATTACTGCAGCATTACTCTCTGATTCCTTACTTTCTATATTTAATCCAGAATTTGTAAACCATTCTTTCAGGGATGTCCCTTTCTCAATGATTTACTTCCCACTGTTTGCCAACCTTAATGTGTTGGGTCGGGAAACGGTAGTTGGCCAGGGTGATGTGCAGGCCCAGGCACCATTCTGGCAGTCCTTTGTTGCAGGCTGCACTGCAGGCTCAGTGGCAGCTGTGGCTGTAACACCACTGGACGGTGAGTTGGAGAAAGAAATCTCTTTAGCATTTTAAAGTGTGACCATGTTACCtttgaaaaatgacataaaacaatcTTCTTCTTACAAATGTGAAGTTAAATTCATAGGCAATAAAATGCTCCCTCAGTTCAAAGGTTTCACTACAGCATCCATTAGTCTGGTATGGTCAGTAGCTTACAGTTGGTAAGGTTGGTTGATGTAATCTAACTTCACATAGATAATTGGTTGTGTCTGAAATTAATTCCTCCTTCACTTCTCTGTACATACATagataataattattatttaagagTAAATTAAGATTTCAGACACTTGGTCTCCATCCTTTTACTCTTTTACTTCTCATCTAGCAGAATTCAGACACTCACATAAAATGGTGGACAGTAAATATAGTGAGCAGTGAGTTGTTCTGGCCACAGGTATTGTGTGGAATGCACAATTCTGAGTTTTGGACTTCTATACCTGTGCTACTATTTTTATTACACGTATGTTAGCATTTATCATTTTCCTGTGACAGCTATTTGTGGCCACAGTAGCTGCTGTTTGGCGTAACTTATATCTGTATATGTAACAAcagtgtattgtgtgttttaaatgccTTTGCAGTCATCAAGACTCGTCTGCAGACCTTGCAAAAGGGTGAGGGGGAGGACACGTACAGAGGAATTATTGACTGCACACGGTAAGACAAcagctaataaaaaaaatttttgctTTAATGTAATAATATGCAACACCCTAAATAATAATGACTTTTCTCAACCTCTTTCTTTCCATTGTTTGGTCTGTGTACCTTTGCAGGCGCATCATGAACCGGGAGGGTCCATCAGCATTCCTAAAGGGTGCAACATGTCGCGCTTTAGTCATCGCTCCTCTTTTTGGCATAGCACAGGGTGTCTACTTTCTTGGGGTGGGGGAGATGGTGCTAGGTTTCCTTGGATAGAAGTGCTTGGCATTGGTGGTGGCAATTGTCTTGTCATTGTACATATAATTTGCTGCTTTAATCTGCAGTAAAATGAATGAGACAACTGAGTGAACAGTGAAtacagagaaagtgaaaaatgaccaCAATCTGCTAACCAAAGGAAGAGGACTGGTCTGAGACATGAAGAAGCTTGATTTACTAGTACGTGGACAAACCTGTTCACACTAATCATGTTTGTGTAGGGTTTTACATGTTGTCAGCAGGGTTCCATAGGTTGGTCAAggtcctgtatgtgtgtgagttacCTGAGGGCATGTGCCCCAAACTGTCTTGAGTTATCCCAGTGTGCTCAATGGAATACGTCTGGAGCTGTTCTATTCACCTGGGAGAGATTATTCTATCTGGTTGTATGCTGTTTAAGGCTACTAACTAAAATGCCTACCAATCTGACCATTTGTATGGTCCCCATGAAGACCTGTGTATCATCAAATGTAAGTGACAAATTCCCCTTTCAGTCATTACCATAATATTGCTAATACTACATAATATTTGACATCACAGTCTGAACTGTGTATTTAGTTTGagtatatttagtgttttttttttttccgctGGAAAAGGACAGTGATCTCACTTTGTCTACTTTGTTATGCATTCTTCCCACCACATACATGAGGTCTGACCTGTAATCTCGGATTGCTTCACTGGATTGGGAAGTGCTGCCTGCCAATGTCTCTAAGGACATTTGTTAATCTGCTGGTAATGCTTTAATCCCTGTATTAGCATACAATATACTCTAACACAGGCCACAGGTTAGACTGATGGGCCACCGTCTCATAGCCTTGACATCCTCTTCTGTACCGCTTTGAAGGGTTTACATAAAACCTGGAAGAAGCCTACTGCTGACTTTATTGCTTAGTtacacataaaaatgtgttatttcaaATGATATGCGCACAATAactaaaaaattaaattaaagccTTACTGTGTTTAATTTCTAAAGTATCAAAGCTCTAAATGGAACCTGTGATGCTGGAACATTGTTTTGGTACTTGAGTCCTTGAATACTTGAGGACTGTTATATTTGTTAGACCCAGGAAGGGAGTATGGCACCTTGTCTTACCAACCGTTGGCTATTGCTGAAGACCACTGAGTGATGCTAAaagcttcttctttttttttttttttttacatttttaatgcaaGACACAGTTTGATGTGGCTAGTGTACCTCTGCTACTACCTTTCCCTCACTGTAGAGTGAACAAAGCTTGAGCAAACAGTACAAGCTCTAAATATAGATTTCTCATAATTGCTGATTTCTCtgttatatacatttatttggtttttgtattttaagtgcttcaaaacaaatgtaaacaaattttCTCcatccacatgcacacacagtcaaacGGTTCTGTTTGACAAACATATCAGATAATTAACCTCATTATAGTCCACAGTAAGTACGTGTAGGCAAACGGCCTTCCCTTAACAGCTGAAGGAACACAAATTTACAATTTAAAGCAGTCTTTTAGACAGGTGCACAGAGAGGTGATGTAGAGAGCACTTGGACATAAGTAAAAGTGCACTTGTTGAATTGATATTGTCCatcagtagaaaaataaaaatgatatataATTGCATCCATAGCACCTCATAAAAAAGAGGTTTCCTTGACCATGGTGACCGGAATTGTTCAGAGTCTTGCTCACTAAGGTGATGATCTGtgtcacattaaaatgtttgttgctCTTTCCAAATCCACTGTTAATCCATGAATTTGCGGTTGGGGTTGGCACCAAACAAGTTCATTCTGATTTCAGGCATCATCTGTCAGGAGGTAAAAGTCAGGACTGAAATGAGGAGttcaataaatgaaaatgaaatatccTGGTTAAATTTCCAACATTGGTGGTGACACAATATCCCAGAAACCATTGCACAAACCTAAGTGCAAGTGAAAgagttaaatgtttttatccAAGTTAATGACATGCATACCTCTGGACAAAGATTAAATTTGGCAAATTTTATTTAGCATGACAATTTGCCTGAATTATATAAAGCtgattttcacttttaaatgtcatatcGTTGGATAGCTACATTTGGCTCACTGGAAGACATAGTGGTCTGTGCTGCCCTCCATAGGAAAGTACTAAAAACTGCTTTTAGTATGTTATTAACGTCAGAAACAAGGACTTGGATTTTAGATATATTATCAAAGTTACTTCACCTGTTGTGCCAGGAGTTCTAGTCTGCTCTCCAAAGTGTTGGAAACCTTGATCTTTCCATTATCATTATACACTTCGACTCCTCCGCAACTGTTAAGACACAAAATGAGAGAACGCAACTCAGTTCAAGTATGTCTGTTCTTCACCCCTTTCAATCTTtgtcacaattaaaaaaaaatgtaacctgacaacatattttaaaaaaataaaaatatgagttATCAAAATAGATTAAATCATTTTACATGTCTGATGGTAGAAAACGTTCCATGTCAATTCTGACTTCTATGTTACTCTTCACAGCATCTTTGTAGATAGGAATGTTCTTAGTAACTGCAGCCTgtcattaataaaacaaaataccaCAGCACTATGAGCTATCAATGTAATGACATGTTACAGGTCATTTAGGAGAGCATATGCAATCGCATTACTGTAGTCAGCTAAACATCACCTGAACAATTTCTACATCCTGCTGTCGGCAGCGAATAGTAACTTTAGGCTCCAGTAGTCGGTAGAATCCCTGAAAAGTGGATAAGCACAAACTTAGGTAACTAACACAATCACTTGTTGATTTGCTTGTATCTCAAAATGAGAGCAGCTAGAGAATTTACTTGAAGCACCAAGCCCTCCAACAGGGTGGAGTACCGAGCAGGGTCTTTGGCAATCTCTGCAAGTCTTTGACGGGCCTCTTTCAACAGATCCTGAAAACAGAGCATAGGgggaaaatgaagaaagaatCTTACAGATTAATGTAAATTACTTTAAGTCACATGGATTTTTTATACACACTCAATTTCAGATGTTGTGGAAACAGACACATTTATGAATCACTGTATATAGGTACTTATGCTCACATGGAAATAACTTCCCCTGTGGTGAATGGGAATGTTATATTCTTATGATCTCGGAAGCATACAGTAAATGAATATCCATTCCCTTCAATATTAATGGGGGTAGTTCACTTGAATAGAACGAAATTTTAGAAATTTAATTCAGGGATGAATAGGACTTAAAATAATGATGCATGGATCCTAACGGTGGGTATAAATAAGTAAATCAGATACACTACATGAATCAGCTATATTTACATCAactaaatatgtaaatatgtgtaaaaCATGAGCATGCTCTCTAACCGCAATCATGTCGTCACGGGCCTTCAGCACCTTCAGCCTCGCTTGGTTCATCAGGTTAGACATCTGGCTGTGAGGAGTGCAAGGACGAGTCAATGAGTTAATGAGCTCATATATCCAttgctttgttttcttcccTTCATCAACAAGTCAAGGCTCCAAAAGccactaataaaataatatttcaaaattcaaatatttaaaaactgagCAATGTCCTTACAAAGACAGGCCAAACTAGACAATAAGTGAGCGTGTTAAATTATCTTAAGGTAGCAGAGGTAGGTATGTTTCCTTAAGATTTCAGTGAGTGAATGAATATTAATGAAGTGTGTgatcctctctcactctcaccaGTGCATGTGCTTGCATACAAAACTACACGTTATTATTTATGCAAAGGCTTTGAAACAATGAGGTTGTATCAATGACTGCATTATGACCAGTAAATGATCATCAActcacatttttttatgttgttcaaTCTGCTTTTCCTTCTTCTCATAGTATTCCATGATTTTCAGCCTGTGAGTTTGTACCAGGCGACCTTTCTCAATGTTGAACTCTTCCTCCGCCTGTAAACATATGGGATTGACAAGTCTT contains:
- the atp6v1e1a gene encoding V-type proton ATPase subunit E 1a, yielding MALTDADVQKQIKHMMAFIEQEANEKVEEIEAKAEEEFNIEKGRLVQTHRLKIMEYYEKKEKQIEQHKKIQMSNLMNQARLKVLKARDDMIADLLKEARQRLAEIAKDPARYSTLLEGLVLQGFYRLLEPKVTIRCRQQDVEIVQAAVTKNIPIYKDAVKSNIEVRIDMERFLPSDICGGVEVYNDNGKIKVSNTLESRLELLAQQMMPEIRMNLFGANPNRKFMD
- the slc25a18 gene encoding mitochondrial glutamate carrier 1 produces the protein MAEKKVSLPAKLINGGVAGLVGVTCVFPIDLAKTRLQNQQGIQIYKGMLDCLTKTIRSEGYFGCYRGAAVNLTLVTPEKAIKLAANDVFRQKLSKDGHLPLWGEVLAGCGAGTCQVVVTTPMEMLKIQLQDAGRLAAQRPVPAPAQAAAPGPAPTLVGPPPQARPTPVRRPSATGITAELLRTRGLAGLYRGAGATLMRDVPFSMIYFPLFANLNVLGRETVVGQGDVQAQAPFWQSFVAGCTAGSVAAVAVTPLDVIKTRLQTLQKGEGEDTYRGIIDCTRRIMNREGPSAFLKGATCRALVIAPLFGIAQGVYFLGVGEMVLGFLG